The Aquincola tertiaricarbonis genomic sequence TTGGCTGCACCTGCCTCCCGGGCAACCGAGACTCTCACCGCGGTGAGAGTTCGCTGGCGAGCATGTTCATCAATAGTGCTGCCAAGATTACAACATTAGCTTGGTAGACATGCTGCCGATCTAAGCTGGCATGCATGGAAATCGAGCCGTCATCGGCGTCGGCCTCGCACAAAGACCCATCCTGGCCGGACGAGGCTGCGCTGGCCGCGTACCGCGCCTGGCTTCCAGGGGTGCCCAGTCGCGCCGCCGTGGACCGCTATCTGCCCGATCGCCATGCCGCCGGCGCATCGGCGCGCTCGGTTATCGGGCGGATCAAGCGCCAGCTCGTGGTCTTCGCGACGAGCCGTGCACAGGCGGACATGGCCGCCGTGCTCGTAGCGTCCAGTCCGTTCGACCGGAAACTCGCCAAGGCTGCCGCCGCCGCCATCGAGACACTGCGCGGGATGCCATCTCCGCAGCCGCTCATCGGCGACGCCGTCGAGCGATGGCTACCCGTGCGGCTCGTGGGCGTGCTGCGCGCTGCGGGCATCCGCACGCTGGCTGACTTGACCCTCCGCGTACCGAGGCGGCGGCGGTGGTGGGCCGGCATCGAGGGACTCGGGCCGGCGGGCGCCCGCCACATCGAGGCCTTCTTTGCCCAGCATCCCGCGCTGACTGAACGCGCTCGTGCGCTGGTGACGGTGGCACAGGCCCAAGAACTGGTTCCCTGGGAGCGACTGGTCGTCCCCGAAGACGTCGATGGCTCGCGGGGCACCTTCCGTGCCCCGCGGGCCAGATGCGCACTCGCCGCCAGCAACGACTATCAGGCCGTGAACGCCTGGCTGTCGCTGCACGAGTCGGCAGCGACCCAGCGTGCCTACCGCAAGAAGGCCGAACGGCTGATCCTGTGGGCAATCGTCGAGCGCGGGCGGGCCTTGTCGTCGCTGACCACCGAGGACGCCATTGCCTACCGTGCATTTCTGCGTCATCCGAGCCCTCGCGCGCGCTGGGTCGGCGCGCCGCAGCCGAGGTCGTCGCCGGCGTGGCGTCCCTTCGCGGGTGACCTCTCGGCACGCTCGGCCGCGTACGCGCTATCGGTGCTCAATGCCCTGCACCGCTGGCTCATCGAGCAGCGCTATGTGCTGGCCAATCCGTTTGCCGGCGTCAAGGTGCGAGGCGGCCGGCCGGCGCAGCTCGACACGTCTCACGCCTTCGCCGAGCACGAGTGCAAGCTCGTCCGGGTGGTGGCCGATGGCCTGGAGTCGTCCTACGGCTGGAGCGAGCCAGCCGCGCAGCGGCTGCGGTTCATGCTGGACTTTGCTTATGCCACGGGCCTTCCAATCAGCGAGCTCGTGGGCGCGCTACTTGGCGCGATCGAAGCAGACGCACACGGCGACACCTGGATCCGGGTCGTCGGCAAGGGCCACAAGGCCGGCAAGGTCGTGCTGCCTCCGTTGGCCCGCGCCGCGCTCGATCGCTACCTCGTTCAACGGGGACTACCCGTGACGCCCTCGAAGTGGCGTCCGTATACCCCACTGATTGGCAGCCTTGGCGATGATCGAAACCAGATCTCGTCGTGGCGCCTGTGGCGAGTGATGAAGCGGTTCTTCAGCACCGCAGCCGACGTCGTGGAGGAAGGCACCCCGGCGCTGGCCGAGAAGCTGCGACTGGCCACGCCGCATTGGACAAGGCACACGCACGCCACTCACCTGCTCCAAGGCGGCGCCGAGCTGACCACGGTGCGCGACAACCTGCGGCACGCCTCGCTGGCCACGACCTCGATGTACCTTCACACCGACGATGCGCGGCGGGCCAAGCAGGTGACCGATCGGTTGGCAGCTCCGCGGTCGTAGCCTACAGTCGCCTCGCCTTCACACACCCTGCAAACCATGCCGCCCATCACCTGCGATGCCTGCCATCAACCCGCGGACGACCACGATGTCGTGAACTACGGGTCGATGGAGGCCGGCTACCGGCGGCTCTGCAGCCGATGCTTCAACGAGGCCGCCGCCACCCGACTCGGGCTGCAGGGGTTCGAGCACGTGGCGTTCGAGCCCATCCGCATGCTCGACGGGCGCGGGGCGGAGCACGAGTTCCGGTTCCGCACCTGGCTGTGCGGCACCGGCTTGGCGATCGACGCGTTCGAGTTGCGCGATGGCGGCCCTGCCGGGTATCGGTTTCAGGTGATCGGGGAGCCAGACGACGACCCTCTGGAGTTGCTCGGCAAGCTCATTGTCAAGATGCGCCGTGCCTTGGCTCTCACCCACATCGAGGACACTGACCACGGACCGCAGGTGAACGATGGCTTGGTGCTACGAGGGACCGTCGACAGCGATCCCGACGAGGACAATCGTGTGCCGATGATCGTGATTGACGGCCGTGAGACCCCCTGGGACGAGTTCGGACGGATGGTGGCGACCTTCGAGGGCTGGCAGTTCAAGCTGGAGTTTCGCGACCGGAGCGAAGAGGTCTGACCGGGCCGAACGCGTGAGTCAGCGGGATCCGGCATCGCACGGGTGCCCGAGACGAAGCGCACCAATCAGCACGAAAAATCTGCAGATCTCGGAAGAGCCGGAATTGTAAGTGCTTGTCGTGCAACGGGTTCTCAGATCACAGCGCACCAATCTGCACCAAAGGTACGACTACCCCAAGACCGGCGCCAGCTCGACGCCATCTACACCCGCTTCCCGCGCCTGGGCAAACGCCGCCAGCAGATGGGTACCACGCTGTCGGGCGGCGAACAGCAGATGCTGGCGATGGCGCGCGTGTTGGTGGGCAAGCCGCGCCTGCTGCTGATCGACGAGCCCACCGAAGGCCTGGCGCCGAAGATCGTCGACGAGATCTTCACGCTGATGGACAGCCTGCGCCGTGACGGCATCCCCATCCTGCTGGTGGAACAGAACATGCACCGCGCCATCGCGCTGGTGCAGCGCTTCTACGTGCTGGAGCGCGGCGCGGTGGTGATGGCGGGCGATGGCACAAAGGCCGCCGATCGCGAGGCGCTGATGCGGCAGCTGGCGGTCTGAAGCCGCATGACGGCCTTCAGGCCTGCGGCGCGCCGACTTGACGGCGCGGGTCCGCCGCGGCCAAGGCATCCAGCTGCTCGCAGGCCGCCATCACGCGCATCACGGTCGGGGTGCCAGGCACTTCGATCTTGAAGATGCGCGTCACCACGATGATGCTGGCCAGACAGATGTCGGCGATCGTCGGTGTGTCGCCATGGCAGAAGGCGCCAGTCCCGGGTTCGCCGGCCAAGCGCTGCTCCAACGCCTGCAAGCCCGTGGTGAACCAGTGGATCTGCCAGGCGCGCCAGGCCGCATCGTCGAAACCGCTGTTGGCGGTGAGGTACTTCTTCACCCGCGGCGTGATGAGCGGGTGCGTGTCGGCGGCCAGCATCGCGGCCAACGAGCGCACGCGGGCACGGCCGTGGGCATCGGCCGGCAGCAGCGCGGGCGTCGGGAAGCTCTCGTCGATGAATTCCAGGATCGCCAGCGACTGGGTTAGCGGGCGTTGTCGAACGGCCGGGACCGTGGTCCACGAGCGCCGGGATGGCGCCCATCGGATTCAGCTTCAGGAAGGCCTCGCTGCGTTGTTCGCCGGCATCGAGGTTGATGTTGTGCTCCTGCGGCGTCACGCCCTTCAGGTTGAAGGCGACGCGCACACGATAGGTCGCGGAGGTGCGCCAAAACGAGAAGAGTTCGAAGCAGGCGGTGCCGGTCATGGCAGTCCTGTGAAGACGGAGGGCGGTGCAAGTGCGGCGCCGAGTTTGGCCCGTCAGCCAGGCAACTTCGCCGCCAGCAGATCGATCTTCTCGATGTTCGGCGGCGCACTGAACAACACCGCTGCGTTGGCCATCAAAGCCGCTGCGATGGGGCCGTTCAGGTGGGCCTGGCGACCCGCCTCGTCGGCAAAGGCGTCGAACACGCCGAAAGTCGAAGGGCCGAACTTCAATGCGAACCAGGCGGTGGTGCCCGACTCGGCGTTGGCCAGCGGCAGCGCGCCGGCCAGGAAGTCGGCAACGGCGGCCTCCTGGCCAGGCTTGGCTTCGAGACGGAGGAAGAGGGCGAACTTGGTCATGGCGTGATCCTTGCGATGCAGGGTGGTTGCATGAGGGAGTCCGCAGACTAAGTCTTGCCGGCGCCGTCCACGAGTGGCAGGAAGGCCAACATTGATATCATTCCCGCCATGCGCCTTCACCTTCTTGTCTTGGATGGCGTGTTCGACCTGGGCCTGGCGGCCCTCACTGACACGCTGAGCACGGCCGGCGAACTGGCGGGCTCGCTGGCGCAGGCGCCAGCACCCATCGAAGTCACGCTGGTCGGCGTGCGGCGACGCGTGCGCACTGCGCAGGGTCTGACGGTGCCCGTGGTGCCGGTGCACGCTGTGCGCAACCCCGACGTTGTGCTCGTGCCCGCGCTCGGCGCCAAGATGCCGGACACGCTCGCGGCGCGGCTGGCATGTGCGGACGTGGCCGACGCGGTCGTCGCGTTGCAGCAGTGGTTCGGCGCCGGAGCGGCGGTCGGTGCCGCCTGCACCGGCACCTTCTTGCTGGCGGAGAGCGCGCTGCTCGACGGTCAACGCGCCACGACCTCATGGTGGCTGGCGCCGATGTTCCGGCAGCGCTATCCGCGCGTGCTGCTCGATGATTCCCGCATGCTCGTGAACTCGGCCGACTTCACCACGGCCGGTGCCGCCTTGGCCCACCTTGATCTGGCGTTGAGCATCGTGCGCAGCTGCAGCCCGACGCTGGCGGCGCTGGCGGCGCGTTACCTGCTGGTCGAGGCACGCGGCTCGCAAGCTGAGTTCGTGATCCCCGATCACCTCGCCCATGCCGACCCGGTGGTCCAGCGCTTCGAGGTCTGGGCCCGACAGCAGCTCGCGCACGGGTTCTCGCTGGCCGAGGCGGCCGTCGCAGCGGGGGCCAGCGAACGCACCTTGGCGCGGCGCCTGCAGGGTGTGTTGGGCAAGTCACCACTGTCGTACTTCCAGGATCTACGTGTCGAGCGTGCTGTGCACCTGCTGCGCACTGGCAGCCAGAGCATCGACCAGATTGCCGCGCAGGTCGGCTACGCGGACGGGGTGACCCTGCGCGCCTTGTTGCGTCGCAAGCTGGGCCGCGGCGTAAGGGAGTTGCGCGCGGGCGCCTGATCTGGTTCGCTCTGGGTGGCCGCTGGGGCGATGAACAGCCCGAAAGCTGCCGTTCGTTGATGACTGCTCGTGGCCGGCCGCGTGACTTCGGCTCGACATTGCGAGAGGCGGCGATGCGGCCCCAAGCAGTCAGCAAGCCCACGAACGTCGCTTGTCCATCGCATCGCCGCCTTCCGCGGCTGGCGGCTCGCCGGCTCCCCACGACCCTGAGCTGCCGGCTACCCACCTGAAACTACCGGCGGCAAAGCCGACATTGGCGATCGATTCATGGCCGCCAACCGGACGAGACCCGATGGCAGTTGGCTGGGACCCGTTCGCCAACGCACAGAGCAACTGTCTGACAAGGCCTAGAGTGCTTTGCGTGAGGCAAGGTCGAGGTGCGCTGGGCTGCCTAGCTTTCACGCACTCCGCCACATCAAAGGATAACCTTCATGAACTGAATCGTCTGGCTCGTCGGTGCCGTCGTCATCGTGCTCTTCGTGCTCGGCTATTTCGGGCTGCGCTGAGGGAACGATCCACGCGGCGCGCAATGGACTGCCGGCGCAGCCGCGTTGAAGATGTTTTCCTACGCGGTGATCTCAGCATGACGGAGCCACGCTTCCACCGCATGAGGGCCACGCTCGAAAGTCGCCCCGGCACGCCGAAGGAATCACTACGACACCCGAAAAGCCCTCCCACATCGAGCCTTCCCGACACTCGACCGAGGAGGTCGACGAGTTCTTGCGTCATGTCGAGGAACGTGTCGATGTGTCCCGGGGCGCAGGTTCACCGGCGATCAAGCCGAACACGGACCTGCGCGAAGACGGCACACCGAATACGGACTCACCGAACAAGTCTGGCACCTGATCGTCGCGACCGGGGTCTGCGTAAGACGCCAGGCAGTTGCCGCCCGCCACCGGGTCGGCTCCTGGCCGAACTCAGCGGTCGGCCTTGCGCCCCACAACAGTCGCTGACGCTTTGGCGGTTCGGAGCCTCTGACCGCTTTCTGTCCGCGCGCTTCCCATGCTGAGTGCTTCGATTCACACGACCGAGTCGCGGACGAGCGAAGGCTCGACAACCGAGAGCCTCTGAAGACGTAGGCACGCGGTTTCCCGGAAAGACAGGCGGCGTATGCCAGGGGCGTCGCGAGGCGAACGCACGAAGGGGCGCTCCGCTCGTCGCCTCATACACTTCGGCTGCTCATGCGAAAAACCGACTTGCCTGCGAGCCATCCTCGCCGAACCCCCGGCCGGCGCAGCTCTGCCACCGGCGCACCCAACAGAGATGGAACGCCGGCACCACTCGGGGACGCAGGCGGGGCCG encodes the following:
- a CDS encoding DUF7686 domain-containing protein, whose product is MPPITCDACHQPADDHDVVNYGSMEAGYRRLCSRCFNEAAATRLGLQGFEHVAFEPIRMLDGRGAEHEFRFRTWLCGTGLAIDAFELRDGGPAGYRFQVIGEPDDDPLELLGKLIVKMRRALALTHIEDTDHGPQVNDGLVLRGTVDSDPDEDNRVPMIVIDGRETPWDEFGRMVATFEGWQFKLEFRDRSEEV
- a CDS encoding phage integrase family protein; translation: MEPSSASASHKDPSWPDEAALAAYRAWLPGVPSRAAVDRYLPDRHAAGASARSVIGRIKRQLVVFATSRAQADMAAVLVASSPFDRKLAKAAAAAIETLRGMPSPQPLIGDAVERWLPVRLVGVLRAAGIRTLADLTLRVPRRRRWWAGIEGLGPAGARHIEAFFAQHPALTERARALVTVAQAQELVPWERLVVPEDVDGSRGTFRAPRARCALAASNDYQAVNAWLSLHESAATQRAYRKKAERLILWAIVERGRALSSLTTEDAIAYRAFLRHPSPRARWVGAPQPRSSPAWRPFAGDLSARSAAYALSVLNALHRWLIEQRYVLANPFAGVKVRGGRPAQLDTSHAFAEHECKLVRVVADGLESSYGWSEPAAQRLRFMLDFAYATGLPISELVGALLGAIEADAHGDTWIRVVGKGHKAGKVVLPPLARAALDRYLVQRGLPVTPSKWRPYTPLIGSLGDDRNQISSWRLWRVMKRFFSTAADVVEEGTPALAEKLRLATPHWTRHTHATHLLQGGAELTTVRDNLRHASLATTSMYLHTDDARRAKQVTDRLAAPRS
- a CDS encoding glutathione S-transferase C-terminal domain-containing protein; this encodes MRSLAAMLAADTHPLITPRVKKYLTANSGFDDAAWRAWQIHWFTTGLQALEQRLAGEPGTGAFCHGDTPTIADICLASIIVVTRIFKIEVPGTPTVMRVMAACEQLDALAAADPRRQVGAPQA
- a CDS encoding GlxA family transcriptional regulator, whose product is MRLHLLVLDGVFDLGLAALTDTLSTAGELAGSLAQAPAPIEVTLVGVRRRVRTAQGLTVPVVPVHAVRNPDVVLVPALGAKMPDTLAARLACADVADAVVALQQWFGAGAAVGAACTGTFLLAESALLDGQRATTSWWLAPMFRQRYPRVLLDDSRMLVNSADFTTAGAALAHLDLALSIVRSCSPTLAALAARYLLVEARGSQAEFVIPDHLAHADPVVQRFEVWARQQLAHGFSLAEAAVAAGASERTLARRLQGVLGKSPLSYFQDLRVERAVHLLRTGSQSIDQIAAQVGYADGVTLRALLRRKLGRGVRELRAGA
- a CDS encoding ATP-binding cassette domain-containing protein, which codes for MPETKRTNQHEKSADLGRAGIVSACRATGSQITAHQSAPKVRLPQDRRQLDAIYTRFPRLGKRRQQMGTTLSGGEQQMLAMARVLVGKPRLLLIDEPTEGLAPKIVDEIFTLMDSLRRDGIPILLVEQNMHRAIALVQRFYVLERGAVVMAGDGTKAADREALMRQLAV
- a CDS encoding putative quinol monooxygenase produces the protein MTKFALFLRLEAKPGQEAAVADFLAGALPLANAESGTTAWFALKFGPSTFGVFDAFADEAGRQAHLNGPIAAALMANAAVLFSAPPNIEKIDLLAAKLPG